The window CCGCAGCATTGGTGGATGAGGTGCTGGCCAGTTTCCGCGGACAGGCTCGCGACAAGGGGCTCACGCTGGCCAGCGAGGTCGGGGACGAGATGCCCGCGCTGGTGGAAGGCGGCAAGGGGCGCTTGCGTCAGGTGCTGTTCAATCTGGTGGGCAACAGCGTGAAGTTTACGGATGCCGGCAGGGTGGCCATTGCTGTGCATCCTCTGAGACTGGACCCGGACAACCGAGTGGTTCGCCTGCTCTTTGAAGTGGGCGACTCCGGCATCGGCATTCCGGACAACAAGCTCAAGGATATTTTCGAACCCTTCACTCAGGTGGATGGTTCGTACATGCGTCGTCATCAGGGTACCGGCCTTGGTCTCGGCATCGTTAAGCGACTGGTGCGCCTCATGAACGGCTCCATCGAAGTGTTCTCCAAGGAAGGGGAGGGCACGTCAGTCTATGTGGCCCTCAATTTCAGGTATGACCCGGACGCACAGGTCAGCAGGCGGACGAGTGGGCCGTGTGTTCCCGGCGCCGGTTTGAAGCTGCTGGTGGTCGAAGACAACCGCGTGAACCGGTTGCTCGCTGTGGGCATGCTGGAAAAGCTTGGCCACAAGGCCGAAATGGCGAGCGGCGGTTGGGAGGCCTTGGAGAAGCTGCAGGCCAATGTGTATGATGCGGTGTTCATGGACATCCAGATGCCCGGCATGGACGGTGTGGAGACGACGACCAAGATTCGGGAATCCAAGATCGGCTCAAGCATCGACCCCAATATTCCTGTCATTGCCATGACCGCCCACGCCATGGTTGGCGACCGCGAGACATTTCTGATGGCAGGCATGAACGACTACATCGCCAAGCCGGTGGAGATGGATGAAATCAGAGCGGCGCTGGCAAGAATTTTTCCCTGCTGCGCTTTGACCACTGATGAGCCCTAATTTCTACTTTTGTCGGAGAGTATCCTGATTTTCCGGATTCCTCGGTAGAATGGGCGAATTGTGGCGAATGAGTGCAGAGATTTCCACAGGTAAACCATCAGCTTTTTGTAAAAATTCTAGAAATTTTCCTGATTTTCACTAGCGTTCCGTTTGCGTATAATATATGCAAGCGGGGATGGATACGAATTCCGTTGCCGCTCGGCCGGTATCCTACTTTCCCGTATCTCCGGTTATGCTTTTCCCGGAGGCGTTGGGGGACTTCTCCGTCTACCTTTGGCAGGGGGGCGACTTTGTGTTGTATACAAAGTCAGGCCAGAAATTTACCCTGAAGCATCGCCAGGTGTTGCACCGGAACGACGTCAAAGAAGTCTACATCCAGAGCTCTGAAAAGGTACAATACGAAAAGTACATTGAAGCCAATCTGGGCAAGATCCTGTTGGATGAAAGCCTGCCCATCGAGGTACGGTCCAACGTTTTTTACGAAGCGTCCACTGTGGTCATGCAGGATGTCTTCGACAGCAAACTCCCCAGCGGACTACGCGCCCGTCACTTCAATCGGTTGACGGACATCGTCAAAAACTCCATCCAGTTTTTGGCCTCGGACAACTCACTGTCCGCCGTGGCCCCGTTTATCTCCCACGACTACAAGACGTACACGCACTGCATGCACGTCTTTATTTATTCTGTGGCCGTGTTTCAGACCTACGACATGAGCGATAACGAGATCTTCGAATGCGGTCTCGGCGCGCTCCTGCATGACGTGGGCAAGGCCAAGATCCCCCGGCGCATCCTGAACAAACGCGGTGCGCTGACCCAGTCCGAGCGCGAGATTATCAAGGAGCACCCCATTCACGGTGTCTCCATGTGCGCGCATCTGCCCATGTCGCAGAACACCATCAACTGTATCCTCTTCCATCACGAAAAGCTCGACGGCACCGGATATCCTGCCGGACTCAAGAGCGACAATATCCCCATGCCGGTGCGTATCATCTCCCTTGCCGATGTATATGACGCCCTGACCACCGAGCGTCCGTATGCCGAAGGCATGGACCCCTACGAAGCACTGACCCTCATGCGTCATGACATGCGCGAGACCTTGGACATGAACGTGTTCAAAAGGTTCGTTGCCGTGCTCAGCGGCGCGGATATGTTCTAAATCTTCGTTACACATTTAGGGGAAAATCCTCTTTACCCCGTGCCTTTCGCCATATAGTCTTATTCTATGGGAAATCCCCTTTCCAATATGGTTCAACACTGGAATTGATATGGTACCTAGGAAGAAGACAAGCGTCGGAGAGATGAGTGAAGTCCTGAAGAATTTCGGGAACAGCGATCCTGATTGGGTCGCTGTCGTCCTGTTTGTCCGCAATCTGTTGGGGCAACTGACAGTATATACTGACGAAAAGAAGGCCGAGATCCAGCAGGAAGTCTTTGCCGAGCTGGCCAAAAAGGACTTTTCGCACACACATTTTGAGACGGTCATCGCCATGCTCGACATGTATGTCATGCAGACCATCGGCACGTTGGAGTTGGAAGAGGCATTGACCCGTGAAAAGCGTTCGGCTGCGCAACTGCTCAATGAGATGGACGAGGTCATCAACACCATGACCGGTGCCAATGAACGGCAGAATCGCAAGCTGGATGCCTTCAAAGAGCGCACCGTGGGCGTGATCGAGTCGGGCAAGGACAAGTCTGTCATCGTCGCCAAGGTGCGTGATATGTTTCAGGAGCTCATCATTGAGTTCAAGGAAGAAGCGGCCGAACTGCACGCCCGCGCCAAGATGCTGGAGCGCACGGCCAACTTTGACCCTCTGCTGACCGAGCTGCACAACCGCCGGGCCTTTGATGCCTACCTGCCCGAGGTGGTCTCCATCATGGACAAGGAGCCCAGTCCGCTCACAGTGATGATGATCGATGTGGATCACTTCAAGACTGTGAACGACACCTACGGTCATCAGGCGGGCGATGACGTGCTACGCGCCCTGGCTCGCATTATCACCGCACACGCCATTCAGTATCGTGGCTTTGCTGCACGATACGGAGGTGAGGAGCTGGTCATAGTGGCAAAAGGACTGCCACCGGACGTGGCAACACTCCGCGCTGAAGCCATCCGTCGCGATGTGGAACAGTATGATTTCCGCATCCGTACTGACGGTAAGCTGGCTGAGAAGCCTCTCAAGTTTACCATCTCCATCGGTATTGCCCATTGGCAGGAAGGATGGGATGCAGGACGTCTGGTTCGGGCCGCGGACATGGCTCTGTATGATGCCAAGAACCGTGGCCGCAATATGGTTTGTCAGGCTGATTGCGAGCAGTAGATTCGTAAGGCTTCCGATAATGGACGATTTTTAATGTCTTTTGTTTCTGGACATATATACGCTTACCGATATGCCGCCACCCTGCTCGTCATGATGGCGGCGCTGCTGTGTGCGACCGAGTCCCCAGCCGGGGACGTCGTGGTGTTGCACTCGTCGGATTCCTCGTCTCCATGGACCACTGGGGTGGATCGAGGCTTGTCTGAAGGGCTCGAAAATTCGCAGGTTGTCACGTCGATTTTGCTCGGCTCCGGCGACCATGACGATGACCATTTTGAGGAGCAGTTCGACATCCTCCATGAGCAGTGGAACGGTCGTGAGCCGACAGTGGTGGTCACGGACGGTGCAGCGGCATTTGCCTTCATGCGCAAGTATCGTGAAGACCTGTTTGGCGGCGCGCCAGTGCTCTACTGCGGCATGAACCGACCGGAGCCGCTCTATCTCAGTCAGTGCGGCAACTGTGCCGGGATTCCCCTTGAATACGCCGTGGGCGAGACAGCGGATCTCCTGTTTCGACTTCTGCCAGAGGCAACAATGGTGGTGGGGATCATGGATGGCA of the Pseudodesulfovibrio sp. zrk46 genome contains:
- a CDS encoding HD domain-containing phosphohydrolase, translating into MDTNSVAARPVSYFPVSPVMLFPEALGDFSVYLWQGGDFVLYTKSGQKFTLKHRQVLHRNDVKEVYIQSSEKVQYEKYIEANLGKILLDESLPIEVRSNVFYEASTVVMQDVFDSKLPSGLRARHFNRLTDIVKNSIQFLASDNSLSAVAPFISHDYKTYTHCMHVFIYSVAVFQTYDMSDNEIFECGLGALLHDVGKAKIPRRILNKRGALTQSEREIIKEHPIHGVSMCAHLPMSQNTINCILFHHEKLDGTGYPAGLKSDNIPMPVRIISLADVYDALTTERPYAEGMDPYEALTLMRHDMRETLDMNVFKRFVAVLSGADMF
- a CDS encoding GGDEF domain-containing protein codes for the protein MSEVLKNFGNSDPDWVAVVLFVRNLLGQLTVYTDEKKAEIQQEVFAELAKKDFSHTHFETVIAMLDMYVMQTIGTLELEEALTREKRSAAQLLNEMDEVINTMTGANERQNRKLDAFKERTVGVIESGKDKSVIVAKVRDMFQELIIEFKEEAAELHARAKMLERTANFDPLLTELHNRRAFDAYLPEVVSIMDKEPSPLTVMMIDVDHFKTVNDTYGHQAGDDVLRALARIITAHAIQYRGFAARYGGEELVIVAKGLPPDVATLRAEAIRRDVEQYDFRIRTDGKLAEKPLKFTISIGIAHWQEGWDAGRLVRAADMALYDAKNRGRNMVCQADCEQ